The sequence below is a genomic window from Bradyrhizobium septentrionale.
CAAATTCCTCACCGACTACACGCTGGAAAAGGCGGCGATGATGTCGGGTGTGCCGCTCAATCGTCTGGAGGCGCTGGCCGAGCTCTACGCCGATCCGAAGACCAAGGTCGTCAGCTTCTGGACCATGGGTTTTAACCAGCACACCCGCGGCGTCTGGTGCAACAATCTGGTCTACAATCTTCACCTTCTGACCGGGAAGATATCGGAGCCCGGCAACAGTCCGTTTTCGCTGACCGGCCAACCCTCGGCCTGCGGCACCGCACGCGAGGTGGGTACCTTCTCGCATCGGCTCCCGGCTGACATGGTCGTCACCAACAAGGCGCATCGCGACAACGCGGAGGAGATCTGGAAGCTCCCGGAAGGCACGATTCCCGACAAGCCGGGCTATCACGCGGTGTTGCAAAGCCGGATGCTGAAGGACGGTCTGCTCAACGCCTACTGGGTGCAGGTCAACAACAATTTGCAGGCCGGTCCCAACATCAACGAGGAAACCTATCCGGGCTTCCGCAACCCCGACAATTTCATCGTGGTTTCGGAAGTCTATCCGACCGTCACTGCGCTCGGCGCCGACCTGATCTTGCCGACCGCGATGTGGGTGGAAAAGGAAGGCGCCTACGGCAATGCCGAGCGGCGCACCCAGTTCTGGCACCAGCTCGTCACCGCGCCGGGCGAGTCGCGTTCCGACCTCTGGCAGCTGATGGAGTTTTCCAAGCGCTTCAAGATCGAGGAGGTCTGGCCGGAAGAGTTGCTGGCGAAGAAGCCGGAGTATCGCGGCAAGACGGTGTTCGATGTGCTCTATCGCAACGGCCAGGTCGACAGGTTTCCGGTCTCCGACATCGCGCCGGGCTACGCTAACGATGAGGCCAAGGCGTTTGGCTTCTATGTCCAGAAAGGGCTGTTCGAGGAATACGCAAGCTTCGGCCGCGGCCACGGCCACGATCTCGCGCCGTTCGATGCCTATCACGGCGAGCGCGGACTGCGCTGGCCCGTCGTGAACGGCAAGGAGACCAAGTGGCGGTTCCGCGAAGGCTCAGATCCGTACGTCGGGCAGGGCAGAGGCGTGCAGTTCTATGGTTTTGCGGATGGCAAGGCGCGCATCTTTGCGCTTCCCTACGAACCGCCGGCGGAAGCGCCTGACAGCGAATACCCCTTGTGGCTCTCAACTGGCCGCGTGCTGGAGCATTGGCACTCCGGCACCATGACCCGCCGCGTGCCCGAACTCTATCGCGCGTTTCCTGAGGCCGTCTGTTTCATGCATCCGGATGATGCGCAGGAGGCCAAGCTACGACGCGGCGACGAGGTCAAGGTGATCTCTCGCCGCGGCTTTATCCGGGCGCGGCTGGAGACTCGTGGCCGCGACCGGCCGCCGCGGGGCCTGGTGTTCGTGCCCTGGTTCGATGAGTCGAAGCTGATCAACAAGGTGACGCTCGACGCCACCGATCCGCTCTCGCTGCAGACCGACTTCAAGAAATGCGCGGTGCGTATCGAGAAGGTGCTGCCCTCATGATCAGGAACCTGCGCATCGTCCTGCTCGTCCTGGCGATCGGGGCCGGCACCGGTACGTTGGCAGCGCAATCGCTGAATTCCGGGCTGCGCGGGCCGACGCCGCTCGATAATGAAGGCCCGGCTCCGCCAATGATGCCGACGCGCAACACGTCCGAGAGGGAGATCAGGAACTATCCCGAGCAGCCGCCCGTGATCCCGCATTCGATCGACGGCTACCAGATCGATCTGAACAGCAACAAATGCCTGTCCTGTCATGCGCGCGCCCGCACGGGCGAGTCGCAGGCGCCGATGGTCTCGATTACCCATTTCATGGACCGCGACGGCCAGTTCCTTGCGTCGATCTCGCCGCGCCGGTTTTTCTGCACCGAATGTCACGTACCGCAGAGCGTGAGCAACCCGCCCGTCAGCAACGACTTCGTCGACATCGACACCATGCTGAGCCGCGCGGCTCCGGGCGGCCGTCGATGAGCGCAACCGATTCGCAAACCTCGAAAGATGGTGTCCTCCGACGCGCATGGGCCTTCGCGCGCGAGCTGTGGGGTGTGCTGGTGCGGCCGAGCGCGGTGTTCGGGCTCGGTGTACTGGTGATCGCGGGCTTCGTCGCCGGCGTTATTTTCTGGGGCGGCTTCAATACCGCGCTCGAATTGACCAACACCGAAAAATTCTGCACCGGCTGCCACGAGATGCGCGAAAATCTGTTTGCAGAGCTGAAGTCGACCATCCATTTCTCCAATCGCTCCGGCGTTCGCGCCACCTGCCCGGACTGTCACGTTCCGCATAACTGGACCGACAAGATCGCGCGCAAGATGCAGGCCTCGAAGGAGGTCTGGGGCCATTTGTTCGGTGTCATCGGCACCCGCGACAAGTTCGCCGACAAGCGGCTCGAGCTCGCGCTGCATGAGTGGGCCCGTTTCAAGGCCAACGATTCGCTCGAATGCCGCAACTGTCACAGCGCGGAATCAATGGATATCACCAAGCAGTCCCCCCGGGCGTCGGTGGCGCACCAGCGCTTCCTGTTTACCGGAGAGAAGACCTGCATCGATTGCCACAAGGGCATTGCACATCACTTGCCCGACATGCGTGGGGTTGCGGGCTGGCAGTGAACGCCGGCTTCGCCGGGGACCCCAATGTCCCCATCGATTGGAGGAGCCGACGACCACCACAAACAAAAATGGCCGCGGTTGCCCGCGGCCATTTGTCGTTTGATCTGAGTGCAGCCGTTACTCCGCCGCCTGCTTGCGCGGCGGATCGAGTGCGCCGGAATCGTGGATCTCGGCGACCTGGTGGTCGGAGAAGCCGAGCACCTCGCGCAGGATCTCGTCGGTGTGCTCGCCGAGCAGCGGCGAACGCGCGACATCGCTCGGCGAATCCGACAGCTTGATCGGGTTGCCGACCGAGATGTACTTGCCGCGGGTCGGATGATCGACCTCGACCACGGTGCCGGTCGCGCGCAGCGACTGGTCTTCCGCGATCTCCTTCATCGACAGGATCGGGCCGCAGGGGATGTCGTCCTTGTTGAGGATCTCCATCGCCTCGAATTTTGTCTTCGTCATCGTCCACTGTTCGATGCGACCGAAGATCTCGTTCAGGCGGGGTAGGCGGGCCGGCGGCTTGGCGTAGTTCGGATCGGTCTTCCAGGTCGGCTCGCCGATCACGTCGCAGATCTTCTCCCAGACCGGGGCCTGGGTGATGAAGTAGATGTAGGCGTTCGGGTCGGTCTCCCAGCCCTTGCACTTCAGGATGCGGCCGGGCTGGCCGCCGCCGGAATCGTTGCCGGCGCGTGGCACGGCGTCGCCGAACGGAATGCCTTCGCCGAACTGGCTGTATTCCTTCAGCGGGCCGTGGGCGAGGCGCTGCTGGTCGCGCAGCTTGACGCGGGCGAGATTGAGCACGCCGTCCTGCATCGCCGCGGTGACGCGCTGGCCCTGGCCGGAATGGGTGCGCTGATAGAGCGCGGTGACGATGCCGAGCGCGAGATGCAAGCCGGTGCCGGAGTCGCCGATCTGCGCGCCGGTGACCAGCGGCAGGCCGTCGCGGAAGCCGGTGGTCGAGGCGGCGCCGCCGGTGCACTGCGCGACGTTCTCGTAGACCTTGCAGTCCTCATACGGGCCGGGGCCAAAACCCTTGATCGAGGCGACGATCATCTTCGGGTTGATGGCGTGGATCTTCTCCCAGGGGAAGCCCATGCGATCGAGCACGCCGGGGCCGAAATTCTCGACCAGCACGTCGCAACTCTTGATCAGCGCGGTCAGCACTTCCTTGCCCTTCGGGTTCTTGGTGTCGAGCGTGATCGAGCGCTTGTTGTGGTTCAGCATGGTGAAATACAGGCTGTCCACGTTCGGAATGTCCTGCAGCTGGCCGCGCGTGATGTCGCCGACGCCGGGACGCTCGACCTTGATCACGTCGGCGCCGAACCAGGCCAGCAACTGCGTGCAGGTCGGACCCGACTGGACGTGGGTGAAATCGAGAATGCGAACGCCCTTGAGCGCCTTGGTCATATCGTTTGCTCCGTGTACTCTGGTCTACCCCTGCACCCGCAGGGAAAATGGGTTGAAGGGGTGGCTTACTTTTTCTTCAGAACGCTCTGCGGATTGAGGTTGCCGATGCGGCCGCTCTCCGAGCCCGCTGCCGGATCGATCACCGCGTTGATCAGCGTCGGCTTGCCGGAATCCAGCGCCGCATTGACCGCGCGCTTCAGCTCGTCGGGGGAGGTGGCGTTGACGCCGACGCCGCCGAACGCTTCCATCATCTTGTCGTAGCGCGAGCCCTTGACGAACACGGTGGTCGCCGGATCGTCGCCGGCAACGTTGACGTCGGTGCCACGATAGATGCCGTCATTATTGAAGATCACGATGCAGATCGGCAGCTTGTAGCGGCAGATGGTCTCGACCTCCATGCCCGAGAAACCAAACGCGCTGTCGCCTTCGACCGCGAGCACGGGCAGGCCGGTCTCGACCGCAGCCGCGATCGAATAGCCCATGCCGATGCCCATCACGCCCCAGGTGCCGACGTCGAGCCGCTTGCGCGGCTTGTGCATGTCGACGACGCCGCGGGCGAGGTCGAGCGTGTTGGCGCCTTCGTTGACGAAGATGGTGTCCGGACGTTCCGCGATGATGGCGCGCAGCGCGCCGAGCGCACCGTGATAATCCATCGGCGAGGCGTTGCTCATCAGCTTCGGCGCCATCTTGGCGACGTTGTCGTCACGCTTCTTCGCCACCGTGGCGAGCCAGTCGCTCGGCGCGGCCGACCAGTTCGCACCCATCGCGTCGAGGAACGCGGACACGCAGGAGCCGATATCGCCGACCACGGGGGCGACGATCTCGACGTTGGAATCCATTTCCTTCGGCTCGATATCGACCTGGATGAACTTCTTCGGGGCCTCGCCCCAGGTCTTGCCCTTGCCGTGCGAGAGCAGCCAGTTGAGGCGGGCGCCGATCAGCATCACGACGTCGGCGTCCTTCAGCACGGTCGAGCGCGCAGCACCTGCGCATTGCGGATGCAGATCGGGCAGCAGGCCCTTGGCCATGCTCATCGGCAGGAACGGCACGCCGCTCTTCTCGACGAAATTCTTGATCGCCTCGTCGGCCTGCGCGTAGGCCGCGCCCTTGCCGAGGATGATCAGCGGACGCTTTGCGCTCTTAAGCACGTCGAGCGCGCGCTTGACGGATGACGGGGAGGGGATCTGCTCCGGCGCCGCGTCGATCACCTTGACCAGCGATTTCTGGCCGGCGTCGGCGTTCATCACCTGCGAGAACAGTTTTGCGGGCAGGTCGAGATAGACGCCGCCCGGGCGGCCCGACACCGCGGCGCGGATCGCGCGCGCGAGCCCAATGCCGATGTCCTGGGCGTGCAGCACGCGGAACGCCGCCTTGCACAGCGGTTTGGCGATCGCGAGCTGGTCCATCTCCTCATAGTCGCCCTGCTGCAGGTCGACGATCTCGCGCTCGGAGGAGCCGGAGACCAGGATCATCGGGAAGCAGTTGGTGGTGGCGTGGGCGAGCGCCGTGAGGCCGTTGAGGAAGCCGGGTGCCGATACCGTGAGGCAGACGCCGGGACGCTTGGTCAGGAAGCCGGCGATCGATGCCGCATAGCCGGCGTTCTGCTCGTGGCGGAACGAGAGCACGCGAATGCCCGCCGCCTGGGCCATGCGGCCCAGGTCCGTGATCGGGATACCCGGCACACCATAGACGGTGTCGATGCCGTTGAGCTTGAGCGCATCGATGACGAGATGGAAGCCATCGGTCAGCTCTTGCTCGGTGCCCGGTGCCTCGGACTTCGTAGCGGTATTCAGCATCGGCATCGTCTCCCTGGTCGTTCTTGTTCGGACGATCTGAATGTCGTCTGAAGCGTGTGTGAACTCTAAGTCTTAGGTGAACAGTTCTCTCTACGTGAATAGCTCTTGGCCGTGCGCCTCGACATAGGCGGCAAGGCCAAGCGTGTGATCGCGGGCGCGCTTTTCCGCGAGTTCGGTGTCGCGCGCCTCAAGTGCCTCGATGATCCCGAGATGCTCGGGCAGCGAGGTCGCGGTACGGTCCTTGCGGCCGATCGTGAGCTGGCGATAGCCGCGCACATGCAGCAGCAGGTCATTGGTGAGGTCGACCAGCACAGGTGATTCCGACAGCGAGATCAGCGCCTGGTGGAAGGCGATGTTGGCCTTGGAATATTCCTCGACGTGATCCTGCGGCAGGCGATCGTCGCTGAAATCCTTGAAGAAGTCGCGCAGCGACGAGATGTCCTTCTTGCGCGCGGTGGTCGTGATCAGGCGCGCCGCCATGCTCTCCAGCGCCGCCCAGGCGCGGATCATGTCGACGATCTCCGCCTTGGTGCGGCGGACCACCACGATGCCGCG
It includes:
- the napA gene encoding nitrate reductase catalytic subunit NapA translates to MTEIKIDRRQMLKLEAAAIAAAAGGMPVASVAANLVTERDASELDWNKAPCRFCGTGCSVMVATKDNRVVATHGDIKAEVNRGLNCVKGYFLSKIMYGHDRLTQPMLRKTDGKYDKNGDFTPVSWDEAFAVMAEKFKAALKQRGPSGIGMFGSGQWTIWEGYAASKLFKAGFRSNNIDPNARHCMASAVVGMMRTFGMDEPAGCYDDIEATDAFVLWGSNMAEMHPILWTRVTDRRLSAAHVRVAVLSTFEHRSFDLADIGIVFTPHSDLYILNAIANHIIKTGRVNKDFVAAHTVFKRGQTDIGYGLRPEHPLQKKATGAAKANDATDMTYDDYVKFLTDYTLEKAAMMSGVPLNRLEALAELYADPKTKVVSFWTMGFNQHTRGVWCNNLVYNLHLLTGKISEPGNSPFSLTGQPSACGTAREVGTFSHRLPADMVVTNKAHRDNAEEIWKLPEGTIPDKPGYHAVLQSRMLKDGLLNAYWVQVNNNLQAGPNINEETYPGFRNPDNFIVVSEVYPTVTALGADLILPTAMWVEKEGAYGNAERRTQFWHQLVTAPGESRSDLWQLMEFSKRFKIEEVWPEELLAKKPEYRGKTVFDVLYRNGQVDRFPVSDIAPGYANDEAKAFGFYVQKGLFEEYASFGRGHGHDLAPFDAYHGERGLRWPVVNGKETKWRFREGSDPYVGQGRGVQFYGFADGKARIFALPYEPPAEAPDSEYPLWLSTGRVLEHWHSGTMTRRVPELYRAFPEAVCFMHPDDAQEAKLRRGDEVKVISRRGFIRARLETRGRDRPPRGLVFVPWFDESKLINKVTLDATDPLSLQTDFKKCAVRIEKVLPS
- a CDS encoding nitrate reductase cytochrome c-type subunit; the encoded protein is MIRNLRIVLLVLAIGAGTGTLAAQSLNSGLRGPTPLDNEGPAPPMMPTRNTSEREIRNYPEQPPVIPHSIDGYQIDLNSNKCLSCHARARTGESQAPMVSITHFMDRDGQFLASISPRRFFCTECHVPQSVSNPPVSNDFVDIDTMLSRAAPGGRR
- a CDS encoding NapC/NirT family cytochrome c encodes the protein MSATDSQTSKDGVLRRAWAFARELWGVLVRPSAVFGLGVLVIAGFVAGVIFWGGFNTALELTNTEKFCTGCHEMRENLFAELKSTIHFSNRSGVRATCPDCHVPHNWTDKIARKMQASKEVWGHLFGVIGTRDKFADKRLELALHEWARFKANDSLECRNCHSAESMDITKQSPRASVAHQRFLFTGEKTCIDCHKGIAHHLPDMRGVAGWQ
- the frc gene encoding formyl-CoA transferase, with the protein product MTKALKGVRILDFTHVQSGPTCTQLLAWFGADVIKVERPGVGDITRGQLQDIPNVDSLYFTMLNHNKRSITLDTKNPKGKEVLTALIKSCDVLVENFGPGVLDRMGFPWEKIHAINPKMIVASIKGFGPGPYEDCKVYENVAQCTGGAASTTGFRDGLPLVTGAQIGDSGTGLHLALGIVTALYQRTHSGQGQRVTAAMQDGVLNLARVKLRDQQRLAHGPLKEYSQFGEGIPFGDAVPRAGNDSGGGQPGRILKCKGWETDPNAYIYFITQAPVWEKICDVIGEPTWKTDPNYAKPPARLPRLNEIFGRIEQWTMTKTKFEAMEILNKDDIPCGPILSMKEIAEDQSLRATGTVVEVDHPTRGKYISVGNPIKLSDSPSDVARSPLLGEHTDEILREVLGFSDHQVAEIHDSGALDPPRKQAAE
- the oxc gene encoding oxalyl-CoA decarboxylase is translated as MLNTATKSEAPGTEQELTDGFHLVIDALKLNGIDTVYGVPGIPITDLGRMAQAAGIRVLSFRHEQNAGYAASIAGFLTKRPGVCLTVSAPGFLNGLTALAHATTNCFPMILVSGSSEREIVDLQQGDYEEMDQLAIAKPLCKAAFRVLHAQDIGIGLARAIRAAVSGRPGGVYLDLPAKLFSQVMNADAGQKSLVKVIDAAPEQIPSPSSVKRALDVLKSAKRPLIILGKGAAYAQADEAIKNFVEKSGVPFLPMSMAKGLLPDLHPQCAGAARSTVLKDADVVMLIGARLNWLLSHGKGKTWGEAPKKFIQVDIEPKEMDSNVEIVAPVVGDIGSCVSAFLDAMGANWSAAPSDWLATVAKKRDDNVAKMAPKLMSNASPMDYHGALGALRAIIAERPDTIFVNEGANTLDLARGVVDMHKPRKRLDVGTWGVMGIGMGYSIAAAVETGLPVLAVEGDSAFGFSGMEVETICRYKLPICIVIFNNDGIYRGTDVNVAGDDPATTVFVKGSRYDKMMEAFGGVGVNATSPDELKRAVNAALDSGKPTLINAVIDPAAGSESGRIGNLNPQSVLKKK
- a CDS encoding GntR family transcriptional regulator — its product is MADTDIAIVRIAPETSFKNKAYEALKEAILKMDIYATPEPVMLDERALSERLGVSRTPIREAIAMLEQDGFVKTVPRRGIVVVRRTKAEIVDMIRAWAALESMAARLITTTARKKDISSLRDFFKDFSDDRLPQDHVEEYSKANIAFHQALISLSESPVLVDLTNDLLLHVRGYRQLTIGRKDRTATSLPEHLGIIEALEARDTELAEKRARDHTLGLAAYVEAHGQELFT